agttgatggcatggagtggtatcaacgtgaagacatgtaggtccagccgtggttggatgagagctgtttaaagattaaacagtagcgtcatcaaaATGGCTTttgatggaaaagtggtccacatgaaagttgtgagcgtcgtcgagacgaacaagtttgcttttggagtcatctcaatccgaggtcgtatgcgggtcCCATGGGCAGAatactgaccgggacagaggagttgatgttggattcggactcggtttaggatCGCGAATttttccttataaatagaggacgtctaggctagggttttagcaaggacgtgagggaactcagagctttggatgtagatcaattcttggagagttcttggatgcatggtcgCATCTTTtataatcgatcgacatcgttgcaataaagagattcattggcggtgtcatctctgttcttctcggatcttcgtggattcttcgtgatagatctttctaacactttgctgcaggtttatcacgagtgcataatactttgcttcaggtttatcacgagatcaaggaaacaccgcgattacttcatctttcttatTATTTCTcaaaattggttttagattaatcctcgtaactttctgtcagctgttactgttttgatcatatcttttgattcatATGTCCGATTGAGATGATTCTTGTTgtgttggttagataatttcaatacctgctttttgcatactcatacatAATTTTTGGTCCAGCCAATCTAAAGTTACATTGGATTTACTATCACAAACAGATTAGGATTTAAGGGATTGAACTTTcaggaaaagttttaattttcttccgcgcaatcattcaccccccctctgattgcctatctcgatctcacacaTTGGCATGTCGACCTCCGGACCAGAGTATGCCGTAACCTGAGGGGCGTTGAGCCTGACGTCAGATGGTAGAACGGCTTCGGTGCCATACACCATGAAGAACAGTGTGAATTTGGTGCAGCCGTTAGGAGTCGTACGCAGGCTCCAGAGGATAGAGGGTAGCTGCTCAACCCACACTCCAGCTGCTCGGTGCAGGGGAGTCATGAGTCGCTTCTTGATGCCGACTGTGAGCAGACCATTGGTCTTTTCGACCCGTCCGTTGGTCTGTGGATGCGCCACAGCGGCATAGTTGAGGCGGATCCCCATCTTCTCGCAGAAGTCCTGGAGCTCGTTTGAGATGAAGTTGGAACTTTTTCTGTGATAATATTGTGTGGCACCCCGAAGCGGAATATGATGGAACGGAAGAAAAGCACAGCAGATGTGCCCGTGGCGTTTGTCATGGGGATTGCCTCGATCCACTTtgtgaacttgtcgatggcgaCAAGCAGGAAGGTATGGCCTCCTTCTTTGGACCGGTGGAGTGGGCCAACCATGTCGAGTCTCCACTGGGCGAAGGGCCAGGCGAGGGGAATCATTTTTAGCTCTGAGGCAGGCACTTGTGGCCTGGTGGCAAACATCTGACAAGCCACGCATCGGGTCACGATGTCGGCGGCGTCTTGtagtgctgtcggccagtagaaTCTGGCTCGAAATGCCTTTGCCGCGATAGCATGGCTGCTCGCGTAGTGGCCACACGTGCCTTGATGGATGTCGATCAAGACCTCCCGTCCTTCCACAGGTGTGATACACCACTGGAGAACGCCGGAGACGCTCTGCTTGTAGAGCTCGCCTTCAATGATGGTAAATGCCTTAGAGCGGCGAGCAATGCGTCGAGCTTCGGCTACGTCCTCAGGGAGTTCTCGGCGTAGCATAAATGCGAGGAAAGGCTGCATCCATGTTGGCTCGACCATGAGCACCCCGTCCGACTCCTCCTCACCACTTGCGATCTCTGGATCGTTAGGTGAGTTGAGATTAGAGGGTTCGTCATTGCTGATGGCTCCGTCAGTTGATGTTGATTGCTTTGGGGCGATGGCGCTCTTTTCTTTTATGGACCGTTGATGAATGACCTCCAAGTATACCCCGGATGGGACAGGAGAACGGGTCGAGCCGAGGTTGGCCAGATTATCAGCCTCGTCATTGCTATTGCGGCTGATGTGGCACAACTTACATCCTTCGAATTGGCCCTCCAACATATTGTACATGTCGCGGTAAGCAATCATGGTGTCACAGATGGTGTCACAGGTCTTCATCGTCTGCTGTACGAGTCACCGTATATCATGAGTCGAGTGGCCCTGCAGGCTTTGGCCATGCGCATGGCATGTAGGAGGGCTTCATACTCGGCTTCATTGTTAGAGGGGTTGCGAAAGTGCATTTGCAGCACATAGCAGAGCCTGTCGCCTTTCGGTGAGATTAGCACGACGCCGGTGCCGGCTCCTTCGTGCCGCTTTGACCCGTCAAAGTACATCGTCCATGAGCTGGACGTGTCCAGCGGACCCGGAGTCTTGGCCTCAGTCCACTTAGCGATGAAATAGAGAAGCACTTGCGACTTGATCGATTCTCTTCGCTCGTAAGTTATGTTACGAGGAGAGAGCTCGATTCCCCACTCGGTGACTCGGCCTGTTGCCTCTGGGTTGTTTAGGATGTTAGCAAGTGGGGCCTCGCTAACAACCACGACTGAGTGCTGTTGGAAGTAATGCCTGAGTTTGCGTGCTGTCAGGAAGACCCCGTATGCAAGCTCATGGAAATGAGGGTAGTGTTGATTCGTTGGTGAGAGAACCTCATTGTTGTAGTAGACCGGGCGCTTGACACCGTGGGTCTTACCTTCTTCGGCTCGCTCAACCACTATAGCTGTGCTGACCACCTGAGTGGTGGCTGCGATGTATAGTAGGATTTGTTCATCTTCATGTGGGGCGACAAGGATCGGCGAAGTCGACAGCAGGCGTTTCAGGTATGCGAAGGAGGCCCTGGTTTCGGGTGTCCATGCGAAATCAtcgttcttctttttttaggagATGGTAGAAGGGCAAAACTTTTTCTCCTAGCCTGCCGATGAACCAACTCAGAGCAGCAAGTCGAGCGGTGAGCTGTTGGAGCTCATGGATTTTGGTCGGCACCTTCATTGTTAGGATGGCTCTAATCTTTGTCGTATTCGCCTCCATGCCTCGAGCCGAGAGGAAGTACCCCGAAAGTGCACTTGGTGGGATTGAGCTTGATTTTGTACTTTTCCAGGTTGAATGTTTCTCGTATGTCATTGAGGAGGGTTGCTTCTTTCTTGGTtttgatgatgatgtcatCGATACACACCTGGACGTTGTTGCCGAGCTGAGATTGCATGCAGGTCTGCATGCAACGCTGATAGGTGGCGCCTGCATTTTTGAGGCCGAAAGGCATCGTCATGTAGCAAAGGACGTCGTAAGGAGTGACAAATGCGGTCttttcctcgtcctcgaccTTGAGTCGAATCTGGTTGTAGCCTGAATAGGCATCGAGGAAAGACAGGCGCTCGCAGCCGACAGTCGAGTCGACAATCTGGTCGATCCGAGGCAAGGGGAAGTTTTCCTTGGGGCAGTTCTTATTAAGTGACATCAAGTCGACGCACATGCGAAGGTcgtggtgtttttttttcgagacaAGGACGGGGTTTTCTACACAGGTCGTCTGCTTTATCTCCCGGATGAATTTGGCCTCAAGGAGTCCGTTGACCTCTTCTCTGATGGCTTTGCGTTCTGGCTGTGAGAAATTCCGCATGGTTGTCGCACCGGCTTGGCGTTCTCGTCGAATTGAGTGCGTGCTCGGCGAGTTCCTTGGGAATTCCTGGCATGTCGGCTGGCACCCAAGAAAAGAATTCCCAATGCTCACAGAGGAACTCGACAAGCGTGCTTTCCTATGCAGGAGGAAGGCTCGTTGAGATAACGGCAGCCTTGCTAGGATCGGTCGGGTGGATCTGAACTTCCTTAGTATCTGCCTTCTTGTTGTACTCGGGTTGATGAGTCGCTTTCTTGATGACGGGAGGTTGATCATGATCGGTTGAAGTTTTGAGCTGTTCAaactcttcatgcatgccgaaTGACTCGGAGATTTTATGAAACTCCTTGTCACGGCTATCTGAACGTGTGAAGTTGCTGGAAACGCTGATCACATCATTGCGCCCAAGCATTTTTAGCTTAAGGTAAGCATAATGCGGGACCGCCATGAAGCGAGCCAACGCGACTCGACTCAAGACCACGTGGTACTGGGAAGGCCAGTCGACCACTTTGAAGTCGAGTCTTTCGCGTCTAAATATGTCAGGCGTGCCGAACACCACATCCAGGCTCACTTTGCCTAGTGGCGTAGGTGCTTTGCCTGGGATGATGCCATGGAAAGTTGTGTCCGTGGCAGCAAGCTTCGTTGTTGAGCGATTCATCCCTCGCAAAGTATCGGAGTAGATGATATTGAGACTGTTGCCGCCGTCAATAAACACTTTGCCCATCATGTATCCTCCGATCTGAGCATCAAGCACCAAGGCTGCATGCCCAGGTCACGGGACTCGGGGAGAGTGATCTTCTCGGGAAAAGATGATTTTTGTTTCAGACCAATTGAGGTAGTTAGGTACGGCGGGCAGTGTAGCCACGGCCATATGCACCTATCGGGTTGTCAACTTCTAGACCCGATTGGTTGGCTTGCCCTTCTGGATCATGCATATGTGACCTGCTGGAGCTAGATAGCTATCGACAGTGGCGGGTGACGATTCCGATGTGGGCTGTGCTCGACTCACTGCTTCAGCGAAGTTAGCTTGAagtggaggaggtggcggagcACCAACGGCTACGGTCCTAGGCATGGGAAGGCGGTGGCACCATGTCGACTCTGTTGTTCGTATACTGGTGTGGGCCAGGTAGTTGAGGATAGCCAACATACGCAGTCGATTGTTGGGTTCGTGCGAACTCGTGCTGCAACTCCTTGAAGCGTTTGCAGTCCATCAGCGGGTGGCTGGGCTTGATGTTGCCTTGCTCGTCCCTGTAGACGTGAAAAGGGCAAGGAGCCGCCAGCTGTTGGGAGAGTGAAGGCTGGCCTCCCTTGCGCTGCCACTGTGGTTTGTGTCCGCGAAAGTCACCGCTGCGGCTTCTCTCTCCTTGTGAGGTGGCTGCGATGAACTCAGGTAACGTGGGTTCCTCAAACGTGCGACCCTTGCACTTTTTTCTGCGCTCGAAGCCGCGGTCTCTATCGTTGTCTGGAGTTTGATGACACTCGTTGCGGACCGAGTCTTCACCGTCGACCCACCGATTGGCAATCTCCATCAGATAGTTGATGGTTGCGTGTCGGACGCGACCCAGTTCTTCCTTAAGATCGACTCGACAAAGCCCTCGCTTGAGCATCGATGGCACTCTCATCAGAGACTTCCTTGGAGGCGTGTTTGGTGTTGGTCCAACGCTGAATATACGAGCGAATGGATTCCCCCTCGCGTTTAGTGCAGGCTCGGAGCTGCTCAAGGGATATCGGGCGTTTATACGTAGCTTTGAAGTTACGAGTGAAGGCCTGGACCAGTTCGTCCCACAAGGTGATTTCTCCGTCGTGTAGGCTATTCAACCAGGTGCGTGCTAGGCCCTTGAGTTGGAGTTGAAGGCACTGCATGGCAATAGTCCGTGACCCGCCCTGGCAGCGAATCCCAGTGAGATAATCTTCGAGCCAGGTCCTGGGCTCCTGAGTGCCATCGTATTTGGCCAGATCAGCAGGTGGCTTGAGATTTCTCAGCATCCTGGTTCGGCGAATACGACGGCTGAAGCATGGTGCTCCGCAAGTTTTGGTCTTGATCCGATTCGGGAGAGTACTCACGGTGGTTTCTCTGCTGAGTATGATCGTGATTGTCGACTCGACGGGAGACCCACTTCTCCCTTGAGGGTTGGCATCACGCTCGTTACGCCCCAAGGTAGGTGAACGGCGATCGCACTGGGTTTTTCAGTCAGCATGGGGTGGAGTCTGGTCCCAAGATGGTCTTTGATTGGCTAGCTCCTGGCCGACGTAGGAGGCTCCTGCCTTGTTCAATTCTTCTAGAATCTGCTTGTGGATGCGTGAAtggaggatgggcggtgaagTGGAAGGAGCCGAAGGTCATCAactccgcctgagtcgacAACTTGTCGTCTGGAGATGGAACCGCTGAGGTCGTGTCTCCAACACACGTCCTTCCCACAGACGGCGCCAATGACGTAGgggtgacttcgacaatgtccatattgctGGACTTGTATCTAGGAAAGTTTCAAGTGTATGTGTTGGCGatctcgtcggctaacaaggacacaggggacacgatttacccaggttcggggccctcggaaggtaatatcCCTACGCCCTGCTTGTCTAGATTGTactgatgagtcgattacaagggagctgcgggggctagatgcacagattcgatttgtcgagtgcgtctaggcggctTCTATGCTAGATTGGTTGATCTTGGCTCCCCCTTTTGGTCCCTTCATATATGCAGGAGACCAGGTCACAGGTAGAGGCCAAGTCAAATACATTGTTGAAATATACTATGTTTAGACTTCTTTGTCTTGAGCCCCAAGTTGAGCATATGGACTGCTAGAGTtgtagtaggcttccttgtgggccccaaCTGGGCCGTGatgggtatactcgagtcgagtacgtggttagtcataaccacgtcggCAAGTGGGTCCACCAGGTTGGACGGACTGACAATACGGGCCCACGCGTGAACGGGGTGGACACGTGGGAGTAGTTCGTAAGAACACATGCGGTCGGGTCTGATAGGCGGGCTAAGTCGTCTGGAGCAAATAACGCACGTGCTCGTAAAACAAGGTAAAAGCCTGACATGCGGGGTCGCCTGGAGATGTAGCGGCGGCTCTGCACACACGGTAGCATGTGGTGAGGACGCGCGTCCTTCCGTACCTTGCATGCGGGCCCCACGTCTGACACGAGGTGCCTGATCGTCACTTGTATGAACTGGATCGTAAGAACTCAGCCCAATAAGGGGTGCTGTAGCTCGATGCGTCCCGCGAATCTCGATTGGAGACGGAAAGAGCGGCTCTGACAGCATATTCCCGAGGCCTTTCCGACCATCCGAGACCAAATCGAGAGGATTTCTTATTTTAGGTGACAGTCTACTAGAACGCCACCGTGAGAACATCATAATTCAACCAAATTCTTGTAGTGAACTCATGTTGCCTGTTTCTCGCGAAGGAGACAATATGATGTTTAGGCATTTTCACGCTCATATTAAGGACGAAACACACCCTGTCTACTCTTCCAGGGACAGTTATGTGCTTGCTTCAACTATGCTTCATGATGTTTGCTTCTCGGGATGGAGGCATTGTGTTTGCTTAGATTATTGTCCAGCATCATGCTGCATGCATATGATTTTCTCTAGCCTGGTTGCTTTGTTTGTATTCTTTAGATGAATACATCCTATACAGATAGCCTCTCTTTGGTAAATTTGCTGAATACATGGTCATTCTTATGTACCATAGTATATCTTGAGGCCATTATCATTTGCATACCATCATGCTATTGtctttgtttcaaatttggcAAACCATTGAAGCTGAAGGATGTCATTCTACTAAAACAAATCTCAGTTCACCAGATCTTGGTCTATCGTGTGCAATTTGCAAAGCTGTTGCATTTCAGTTTTACCCTCATCCATATTGAGCAATGTTTATCATTTTGCTTGAGAACAAGCAATGGTTTAAGTGTGGGGGTATGGTCAAGGTAATATTTGCATGATATTTGCCCCACTTAATTGACCTTTTGGTATCATTTTAATCTCATTTTGCCTCAAATCTGAATGATATAAGTATAATATTTGATCAGATGAGCAAAATCACACcatatgtaatattttttgCAGATCAGTGCATTAAGGCACACTTTCTCCTAATTTTGGACAAGCTGCAAATGAAGCTTTATTCTTGAGGACCTGTATGTAAAGGAAACAAGGAGGCAAGGGCTCATGTGAAGATGAAAAGGACCAACTTgtgggagagaaagaaaaggagaagggCCGGAATGCAAATATGCCACAGGGGGTTAAATCCCTGGCTCCTCGCTTCGTGCAAATCTGAATGCTATAAGTATAATATTTCTTCCCCTgccccctgctgctgctccaccaccggccgccgccgcggcaagGCCGGCGTGGCGGCGAGCAACCGAACCTGCTGCTGCCCTTCCTCCACTCCACAGGACAGCAGGCTATGCACTTCATCATCTATAACTTCTGCAGCTCCTCCAAGCCCGACCTGCAGCAGCGAACGACGCCATCGGCAAGCACGAAAAGACAACCTGCagcttcttccccttctccaaCTTGTGCTGCCCCTTCTCCTTGGGTGAATCCCCATCAaaatctctctccctttccCCCCTGTTTGCTTGCTGTTTGTATGAACTGAAAGTGAGAACTTGTGTTGATTTTGTGCGCCTACAAGCCGTTTGTTTAAATGTCAGTGAGAAACCTTATCAATTGTTGAGTTGTTCTACTGTGATATTTGTGAGCTATGTAATTATATTTTGTCCTGAGATTTGTCTGTGATATCTACTAGTCTGTGATTTAATTTTCTGTAATAATATACATGTTGCTGCCCTGTTATGAACTCTCTCCCATACCTAAATAATTTGCTTCTATCCCTGTCCTATATGTTTGCTCGTGAGATTACTTGTTGTCCCGGTTAATTGTCTATAAATCTGCCCCTGTATTTGTTGTTTGCTTGTGCTAGTGTTTTAATTATCTAAAGTAAAACGAAAATCACAAAAACATTGTTTAAGTGCTGCCTATATTTCGGTTTGCTTCATCCCCCTTTGATTGATTCACCTAGATTTAGTCCTAACTCGATTGTTGATAGCCTACTCCCTCCGGAGAAAATGACAACCTGCAGTTTCGGAGGAATTCTCACTACTGTTTTACACTAGATcatctgtattgatgagtcgattaccaggatgccgtcgaggcaTATGCTCAGATTGGATCcggcgagtgcgtctaggcggctTCTATGCAAGATTAGGTGACCTTGGCTCCGCCTCCTGGTCCCCTTGTATATGCAGGAGACCAGATCTCGGGTCGAGTCCAAGTCGATTACATCATAGAGATATACTATGTTTAAACTTCTTTGTCTTGAGCCGCAAGGTTGGGCATATggactcctggagtcgtagtaCGCTTCCTCATGGGCCCCAGCTGGGTCATGatgggtatactcgagtcgagtacgtggttagtcataaccacgtcaccGACCGCGTGCTTCACTCTCTGGAACGAGGAGTgtccgcctccatctccatggctGCTGGCTGAGCGAGGTTTATATTAGTCTCAGGAGAAAGCGATATGTAGGAGGGATCGAGGGTGGTCTGGTTTGTGCCTGTGCCCTCGGAAAAGGGGTGTTGTTCGCGATTATGAGGTGTGCTTTTGTGTGTCCCTTGGACTGTCCCGGTTAACGCGCGGGGTGGGAATCTGCTCGTGTCCCTTCCGGTTACCATGTGAGGCGCGACTTGTGAGGCCGTTTGTTTCTCGAGAACGGGGATCCAAGGGCGTGTCAGACGTCGTTCTGTTTCTTTTCGATGCATGTGTGCCCGATGTTGTTTCTTTGAACTGGCCAGTGCCGGTGCGTGTGCCATTTGTTGCAGATGATAGTTCTCGCAGGAATGACTGCTTCCTCCATCCATGGATGGATGGTCCTTTGGGTTTAGGCTTGCCCATGAAAGAAtgtgcatttttctttccagAGCACTTTATCCTGGGGTCAAACACGGTTACATCCCTCTGTGCACCTCGCTTGTTGGTGGTGGGAAAATTGAGGAGGAAGCCGTCTGGTTGACACCTTCTTGATGCACTTACTGTCTTGCTTTTTGATTTTCATGGAATTTTCTTGTCTGCGCTTGTTTGTAGACCGAGGGAGTGTGGCTGACTGTTGATGGGGGGTCATACGCGCAAGGGTGCCTTTCATGGGGCAGGTGGGCGCGAGCGGTCTTGTCTCCCGGGGGCTCATGACGAGACACGGAGAGAGCACGCCTCCACGCCACCCTGAAATTGAACCCCGGAGCAACAACCGTGCTTGCACATGAGGTAAAATACAACGGACCACCCAACCCGTGCCGGGAGCAACACGTTCTATGTAGGCGCGTAGAATAGCTAAGTGCTCGGAGCGTCGCCTATTAAAACTCTTTCGTTCAGACGCTAATCGAATTGCACCTAGAGGCAGTTGTAACACATTTTGATATGAGTTTTGTCGATGGCCTTGGAACTTTTCAAAATTCCCTGACAAAAAgcatacaaaaatatatatcaagcGAGCATGACAATGATTTGTTTGCTTCGGCAATCAAACAATGCAGACATAATAAAGCATGTTGAGATGGGATGAACTATCACCTTGATCTTAGGTTTGGAGATAGGAGGTCGGTTCTGACAAAACTTAGAGCCCCTTCTACGATACACAATCAAACTTGGATTGCTACCCAGCACATTATCCACCCTCTGAACATGACAACAATTAGATTTCTTTCAGTCAGACAACACATGCAGTAAATAATAAGGAATGAAACGATGGGAAGAACAATCACCTCCCTTACCAAGTGATCAGAGCCCCTTTTGGCATCCTTTTCTTCAGAAATTACCCGTGCGCCTGCAGGCAACattgatacgggtgcgggtggcccgatctttcgatgagattgataactctcgatttgggtaggaggtgacgttgacgatccgactacggcctagcaggcagcgccttagcaatagatacaccaactccaaagggttattgatcacgcgggggcacgatcaacctgaccacgaaggtctttgttcctgcaagcaatcaaagaacaagcaagaacaagataaatagcggatgcaatctaaaattgcgaatatactatatcaaaccaatgtctcaacgagacgataagttggggttccgaaagcggtaaaacaggtggtctaaccgacacacgcgattacacgaagtagtagcgatggctaacttttaactaaacaaaacccaaggctccataggggggctcatggggtataaataggaggagggagagatattttcgtccaccttgagtaaggaggccgaaatccaactctatctctaacttccctaacaaactacaactctttaggaaacagaaaaacagatccgtcagcttgttttgtccgccacggtcagcacgagtggaatctcttgatggggccagatccgttggaaaggtcttgtaattacctttccaacaagtacttgtttgcttgatttggactccggatgcggcctgggtgattaaaacaaattcgggtctcctgacagctcggacccgaatcggattcaactttaattcgtgatatctttctctagcaagctccgaatcatgtgccgtttgatttgttggaaagtacacttgatagacttcactttgaatctccctttgcaggctataacacttcatcttcactttggacttgtaaagttcaataagatgcctaaataataagattacacaagatagtagctccgcctctttgcaagtaacatattgaaaacattttgtaattgaattcacctgattataattattagagacaccaacaattagggttctaatggtcgtatccatggttagcatgtccatatcaaacATCATATGTCAGAACGCGGCCACGATGTGGCCGACTGGCGGTGGTGTAGGGCAGATAACGTTGTGTCGAGTTGGTGACAGATGAGGATGTGTGGTCGAGatgcaccagtggcggagccaggattTCAGAGATGGGTATGCAAAGGTTTTTCTCCGACAAAGAACAAGTCGATGAGAGAGTGTATACATAATGTACTAAAAATATTGGTCTTAATTGAGTTCTGGCTCAATTTATCGGTTACATTCATATCTAGGTTGAGGTGTGCCACTATGTATAGGTACATGATTGATGGTTAGACACAtaaatttaaaaaatcatGATTAAAATCGCCTTAGGTATAGTGAGAATGTCAAGAGCTTGGAGATAGTTAGTTACATCACATTGGTGAGCCATGCATATAAATATAGTTGGAATTGAAGCAGAGGCTGACACGTACATGTTACTCATACACATGTATGCTAAGTAGCAAGTACTAGTAGTAACAAactttttgccaaaaaatctGGGTATGCCATACCCAGGCATTAGCCTGGCTCCGCCCATGGATGCATGGATGGCGAAGCGCTAACAGGGAGGGACACGGGTGGGGGTGGATGTGGCCGGCGGAGCAGAGGGGGAAGTGGATGGCGGGCGGTGGCTCTCTCAGAGGGCGGACGGCAAAGGACACAGAACTAGATTCCTTGGAGACTCGGAGAAGGAGTACTTTATGGTATAATGGACATTTCGCAGTTCAAAATTTTTCACTATCCCGCCACTTCGCGCGTCAGATTTTGGAAAAATTTCGGCAGAAGAACCGAGATTGTTAGGAGATGGACATAAACGAGCTACAtttacaataaaaaaaatcattgacGGGTGGGGCCGGGTCAACAAGTCAGTGACTTAAGTCAAGGGATCCCTGTCCCACAAGATTTGTTGAGCAGAGAGAAGGATTAATAGGAGATCAGTTAAGTACTGTACCAGCTACTCCATTATTGCGAGAGGCGACGAGCGCTTCCGGCTGGGCTCTGGTGGTGGCGGCCCAAGAAACTGAACCGCTGAACAAAACACAGGCCTGCAAGACTTCTTCCTCTCACACCGCACGATATGATTAGGTAGTACTCCATGCTACAATTACATGTTTAGATGGGTATACACAATAATTCCAAATACAGTGGAAGATGTGGATACACTAATCATATGACCGGGATTGGAGGGAATGAGGGGAAGGCAGATTCGAAACAAAAGAGCAAGCTTGCTGCTGATGCTATCCTGGTTGAATGCCACCTTGTTGGGAGTAATCTCAGGCTCGGGTTCAGGCTCTGAGAGAAAGTGGTTCTTCCCCTTTGACAAAGGAGGAGTTGTAGCCCAAAACATCTTCATAACACACCAAGCTCCATTGCTCCAGGTCTTCCCTTATTGTGCAGTGTTACGGAAATTATCTAATATAAATAAAGGAAATAGTTAGAATATATGCTCAATAATAATCTGAGTTCAGAAAGATGATGGCACAATTTTCAATCAACATGATCAAACTTTACGATGTTTGAAGCACAAAATTAGAACACGTCATATATTTAGCAATGGCGGCAACTCTAACACAAGGATTTTCATACCTTGGAGGCAGCGGGGGATCCGGGTCGTCGTCCTCCGTCCCGGCCAAAACCGAAACGGATCCGCCGCTGGTGAATCTATGTCCC
The Brachypodium distachyon strain Bd21 chromosome 2, Brachypodium_distachyon_v3.0, whole genome shotgun sequence genome window above contains:
- the LOC100826647 gene encoding uncharacterized protein LOC100826647; this encodes MGKVFIDGGNSLNIIYSDTLRGMNRSTTKLAATDTTFHGIIPGKAPTPLGKVSLDVVFGTPDIFRRERLDFKVVDWPSQYHVVLSRVALARFMAVPHYAYLKLKMLGRNDVISVSSNFTRSDSRDKEFHKISESFGMHEEFEQLKTSTDHDQPPVIKKATHQPEYNKKADTKEVQIHPTDPSKAAVISTSLPPA